In the Nocardia asteroides genome, TTTGCAGTTCGATGCCAAGCCGGAGAAGCCGGATCCCGTGTACGCCCGCAAGCTCCAGGAGTTGATCGGGGGTGCCTACGGTGAGATGACGGTGACGATGCAGTACCTGTTCCAGGGCTGGAACTGCCGGATGCCGGGTAAGTACAAGGATCTGATCATGGATATCGCGACCGAGGAGATCGGTCACGTGGAGATGATCGCGACGATGGTCGCGCGGCTGCTCGAGGGCGCTCCGGCGACGCATTCGACCGAGGCCGCGGCCGGTGACCCGGTGGTGGCGGCGGTGCTGGCGGGGATGGATCCGCAGCAGGCGATCGTCTCCGGTGGTGGCCCCACCCTGGCCGATTCCAACGGTGTTCCGTGGAACGGCCGGTTCATCGTGGCGAGCGGGAATCTGCTGGCCGATTTCCGGGCGAATGTGGCGGCGGAGTCGCACGGCCGGTTGCAGACGGCGCGGTTGTACAACATGACCGATGATCCGGGGGTGAAGGACATGCTGCGGTTCAACCTCGCGCGCGATACCTATCACCAGAACATGTGGCTGGCCGCGATCGAGGAGTTGAAGGCCGACGGCGTGGAGGAGGTCGTGGCTCCGGCGGCGTTGCAGGACGAGGAGTACACCGAGCACGCCGAGACGCTGTGGCATCTCTCCGACGGGACGGCGTCGGATCAGGGCCGGTGGGCGTTCGGTACCGCGCCGGACGGCAAGCACACGAACCGGTTCCTGGCCGATCCGCAGCCGCTGGGGGAGAAGGCGTCGGCGCCCGCACCGGATCCATTGCTGTATGCGACCTATGACGGGTCGATGGGCAAGCCCCGCTCGACCGCGTTCGGGACCGAGGGTGGTCTGGTCGGCAAGATCAAGGACACCCTCGACCCGAACAAGCCCTGAGGTTCCGGTTTCGGAGCGTGCGGCGGGGTAGGCGCGGGACGGCGGCACACAGTGCGGTGTGCCGCGTCCCGCCCGCTCACGTCGATGTCGAAGGACGAATTCCATGAGCACACGCGACACCACGGCCCTGCTCACCCAGCTGCGCGCCGTCCGTGACCTCACGCACACCGAGATCCAGATCGCCGAGACCAGGATCGCCCAGGCCAGGACCGAGGCGGTCCGGCGCGAACTCACCGAGAACGCGGAGAACGGCCGCTCCCGCGCCGCGGCGATCGAGGCCGTCATCCGCGGGCTCGGCGGCGTCCCGCAGCTGATCGGCCCGCTGCTCGGCCGCGCGACCGCCGCGGTCAAGGCGCTCGGCGAGCAGGCCCAGCCACTGGACGAGGCGCTGCTCGGCGACCTCGCCCTGGAGCATCAGCTGCTCGACCGCGCCCACTACATCAGGGCGCTCGCCACCGCCGCCGACCATCCGACGGCCGAGGCACTGGCCGACCGGCTGATCGCCGCGCACTCCGCCACGGTCGACTGGCTCGGCACCGTCCTCGCCGAGGAGGCGCTCGGCGGCCCGGCCGCGCTACGCCGCACCCCGCTGCAGGCGGCGACCGGCACCGCGGTCAAGCTGGTGAACCTGCCGGTCACCTGGTCGGCCCGGCGCATCGACCGCGCCCTGGATAC is a window encoding:
- a CDS encoding manganese catalase family protein codes for the protein MFRHTDHLQFDAKPEKPDPVYARKLQELIGGAYGEMTVTMQYLFQGWNCRMPGKYKDLIMDIATEEIGHVEMIATMVARLLEGAPATHSTEAAAGDPVVAAVLAGMDPQQAIVSGGGPTLADSNGVPWNGRFIVASGNLLADFRANVAAESHGRLQTARLYNMTDDPGVKDMLRFNLARDTYHQNMWLAAIEELKADGVEEVVAPAALQDEEYTEHAETLWHLSDGTASDQGRWAFGTAPDGKHTNRFLADPQPLGEKASAPAPDPLLYATYDGSMGKPRSTAFGTEGGLVGKIKDTLDPNKP
- a CDS encoding ferritin-like domain-containing protein — encoded protein: MSTRDTTALLTQLRAVRDLTHTEIQIAETRIAQARTEAVRRELTENAENGRSRAAAIEAVIRGLGGVPQLIGPLLGRATAAVKALGEQAQPLDEALLGDLALEHQLLDRAHYIRALATAADHPTAEALADRLIAAHSATVDWLGTVLAEEALGGPAALRRTPLQAATGTAVKLVNLPVTWSARRIDRALDTVRGTRPAVDQLLTRGAHATAVAAKAATAAGDSALRTAELVTTDEGEDGAAETVHRVRTATGLLDQDELPIPNYDRLGATETIQAIRDLDEPGDIRAVVAYEEAHRNRHGVVSAAQTRLAAIAEDASGLD